The nucleotide sequence ATGCTGACCCGCTGCGGCACTGAAGCCCCCTCCTGGCCGCATCCCGCGCCGCCCCCGGCTGCGCGGCCGAGACCCCCACAGGAGGACGCATCATGTCTGACCAGCTCAAGATCAAGGTCACCCGCCGCACCGACTTCGGCAAGGGCGCCGCCCGCCAGGCCCGCCGCGCCGGCCTGATCCCCGCCGTCGTCTACGGCCACGGCCAGGAGCCCGTGCACCTGCTGCTGCCGGCCCAGGAGACCACCCTGGCCGTCCGCAACCCCAACGCCCTGCTCACCGTTGTGAACGAGGCCGGCGAGGAGCACCTGGTCCTGCCCAAGGACATCCAGCGCCACGCCATCAAGGACACCGTGGACCACCTGGACCTCATCGAGGTCCGCCGCGGCGAGAAGGTCGTCGTCGAGGTCACCGTGCAGGTCGAGGGCGAGGTCGCCCCCGGCACCGAGTACGTGCTGGACTACGTCACCGTGCCGGTCGAGGCCGACGCCACCGACCTGCCCGAGGCCGTCACCATCTCCGTCGAGGGCCGCGAGGCCGGCGACCACGTGTACGCCCCGGATGTGCAGGTCCCGGCCGGCGCCACCCTGCAGCTCGAGGACGACATCGTTATCGCCACCGTCAACGAGGTCGTCGAGCAGGACCTCGGCGACGAGTCCGTGCAGGAGGAGCAGGCCGCCGAGTCTGCCGAGGGCGAGTCCGAGGGCTCCGAGGACTGATCACGCCATGACGACGGGGACCACGCTCATCGTCGGGCTCGGCAACCCCGGGCCCGAGTATGAGCGCACCCGTCACAACGTCGGCCAGATGGTGGCGGATGAGCTCGCCTCCCGCATGGGGGTCGGGTTCACCCGCCACCGGGCCGGCGCCGTGGTGGCCACGGGTCGCCTCGGCATCGGGGGGCCGCGGGTCGTGCTCGCGAAGTCCACCGGCTACATGAACGTCTCCGGACGCCCCGTCTCCGCGCTGGCGTCCTTCTACGGGATCGGCCCCGAGGACCTCGTGGTGGTCCATGACGAGCTGGACATCCCGTTCGACACCCTGCGCCTCAAGCGCGGCGGGGGAGAGGGCGGCCACAACGGCCTGAAGTCCATCACCGCCTCGCTGGGCACGAAGGACTACGCCCGCGTGCGCGTCGGCATCGGCCGGCCCCCGGGCCGCATGGACGTGGCCGACTTCGTGCTGCGCCCCTTCACCAAGCCCGAGCAGGACGTCCTGCCGCTGCACGTGGACCGCGCGGCGGACGCCGTGGAGAAGCTCGTCACGGACGGGCTCGAGCCCGCCCAGCAGGCGTTCCACTGACCTCCCGCCCCGTGACATCCGCGACGCGCAGGGCGGGATCCCACGCTCAGGGCGCCGGGGTCACGGCACGGGCCAGGGCGTCCGCGATGGTCTCCACTGCGGGATCCATGATCCGGATCATCTCCGCGTACCCTTCCTCCGGTCCGCGGAACGGGTCCACGATGTCGAGGGGCTGGGTGGTCGACCGTGCGAGGGCCCGGTGGTGGGCCGCCTCCGCCGCGAAGGCGCGCACCCCTCGGCCCGCGGGGATCCAGTCCCGTCCGTCCCGCGCGTCCAGGATGCGGACCAGCTCCGCGAGCTCCAGCACGGTGAACACGCGCGTGACGGCCTGCGGCACCTGGCGCAGCGCGAAGCTCATGTGTTCCTGAGTCGCGGTCAACACGAGATCCGCCACCTCGATCATGAACGGCTGCAACGCGGCGGGCCGGTGGTCCGCAAGGCCGGCGACACCGGCCTCGGCGCCGAGCCGCACGAGCGGCGGGGGCACCCTCAGGGCCTGATTCGGCTGGGAGCCGGCGCTGCCGACCTCCACCCGGCCGGGGGCCAGGGGCCCCAGCTGACCTTGGAGGGCGCGGCTCGCATAAGCCGAGCGGCACACGTTGCCGGTGCACACGATGAGCACGGCGTCCGGCGCGGGGAGGGCCCGGCGCCCCCGCCGGGCAGGTGGAGGCGGGCTCGTCGGGACGTGACGACGGGAGAACGAGATCAACTGCGCGCGGCTCCTCCGTCACGCCCGAGCCACGAGGACAGCGCCCGGGCCTGACGATCGACGACCTTGCCGACCATCGGCTCGGCCTTCGCCGCGAGCTTCGAGCCCACCAGCGGGATCCGGCAGACGAGGGTGCCGTCCACGGAGAACTGGGAGCCCTCACCGGCGGCGGTCAGGCGGAGGGCGCCGTCCGCCGTCGCCTTGGCGGAGGGCACGGTGATGGTGGTGGTGCCGGCGCGGGAGCCGTCCGCGGCGGGCGCGTCCCACCGCTCCACCTGCTCCACCTGGAGGGCGGAGCCGATGAGCTTGCGGGCCATGTCCGGGACACGGTCCGGGATGCGGTCCGCGGGCAGGGAGCGCACGGCGGTGACGGTCATCGGGCCCTCCGGGGAGCCCTCGACGGAGAACGAGACCAGGGAGCCGCCGAAGGACTCGACCACGGAACGGTGGAAGTCCTCGGACGCCAGGGCGGCTGCCACGGCCGCCGGCGGGTGCGGGATGGGCTGCTGAGCGGAAAAGGCCACGGTGTCTCCTCGGGGTCAAGTCAGGCCGCGCCCGGCGGGCCGTGAGAGGGCCGGCACCGGTTCGCCGACGGCGATGGGCGTCCAACCCCCACCTTATATGCTGGCCTCCGCGACCCGGGTCCCGTGCACGGCGCCGGGACCGGCCGCGCGACCCCTCGTGAACCCCCTGGAAGGTGTGTCCGCCATGTCGGCACTCTGGGCCGTGGCCCTCATCATGCTCCTGAGCGGGACGGCGAAGCTCCGTTCCGGCGAGGACGTGCAGGCCACGTTCACCCGACTCAGGGTGCCCCGCCCGTTCGCGGCCCCCGCCCTGGCGCGCGCGTTCCCCTGGCTCGAGCTGCTGCTCGCCGCCGCCCTCCTGCAGCCCTTCACCCTGCTGCGTCCGGTCGTCGGGCTGGTGGCCGTGGCCCTCTTCGCCGCCTTCCTCGCGCTCGTGGTCCGGGCCCAGGACGACGGCGTCTCGTGCGGCTGCTTCGGCGAGGCCTCGGCCGCCCCGATCTCCCGCACCACCGTGGTCCGCAACGTCGTCTTCCTGGCCCTCGCCGTCCTGGCCCTGGCCGAGGGGATCGTCTCGCTGGCGGTGCACGGCGCGGGCCTGGCCTGGCAGCCGCTCACCGCCTTCGGCGCCGGGGCGTGGGCGTGGGCCCTGCTCGTGTCCGTGCTGCTCGCGACCGCCGCGTTCCTGGCCGGGCGCGAGTCCGTCCCGGCCGCGCCCGACGCCGCCCCGGCGACGCCCACGCCCGAGGCCCCGGCCGCCCTCGACCCGGCCGACGGCGCCGAGCCCGAACGCCACCCGTTCCCGGACGCCGTCGTGGTCGCGGACGGCGAGTACACCGGTCTGCACCGGCTGGTCGCGGACGGGGCCGTGGTGGTCCTGCGCCTGTCCACGGGGTGCGGCTCCTGCGCGCGGGTGATCGAGCGGCTGGACGAGTTCACGGACGCGCTCGGGCCGGTCCGGCTGCGCGTCCTCATGCCCCAGCACGCCCCCGGTGCCGACGGGGCGATCCGCCGCGGCGCCGTCGACGCGTCGCTCGTGCTCGCCGACCCGGCCGGCGCCGCCTCGCAGGCCCTCGGCCTGCACTCGTTCCCCACCGCGGTGCTGCTCGGCACGGACCGGCTCACCGCCGGCGGCCCGGTGGGCGGCGCCGACGACGTCCTCGCCTTCCTCGAAGAGATCCGGGAGATCATGACCACCGAACTGCCCGCCGCCACGGACGGCTCCACCGCCACCCCGGAGGTCCGCGCATGAGCGTCCCCGAGACCACCCCCGTCCTCGCCCCGCTGCTGCCGCGCCTGCGCGCCGAACGTGCCATCGAGGCGGCCGCCGCCTCCGCCGCCCGGCCGCTCGAGTCCCGGGGCGTCGAGCTGGAGATCGGCCTGCCCGACGGCGCCCGCGCGCCCCTGCTGACCGTCCTGGCCGAGGCGCTGGCCGAGGGCCACGGCGAGCGCGCCGCCGTCCTCGTGGTCACCGCGACCACCCGCGAGGCCGAGGACCTCGTGACCGACCTCGCCGCCTGGGCCCCCGCCGGCGCCGCCGCGCTGTTCCCGTCCTGGGAGACGCTGCCCCACGAGCGCCTGTCCCCGCGCTCGGACACCGTGGGCGCGCGCCTGGCCGTGCTGCGCCGCCTCGCCCACCCCGAGGAGCACGCGGAGGGCCCGCTCCGCATCGTCGTCGCCCCCGTGCGCGCCGTGCTGCAGCCCCTCGTGGCCGGGCTCGGCGAGCTGAGCCCGGTGACCCTGCGGACGGGGGAGGAGCGGGACTTCGACGGTGTGGTGGCCGCGCTCGCGGATGCCGCCTACTCGCGCGTGGACATGGTCAGCCGACGCGGCGAGTTCGCCGTGCGCGGCGGGCTGATCGACGTGTTCCCGCCCACCGAGGACTACCCCGTGCGCATCGAGTTCTTCGGCGACGAGGTGGAGCAGATGCGCTGGTTCTCCGTGGCGGACCAGCGCTCCCTCGAGGACACCACGGAGGACGGCTCGGGCCACCCCTCCGAGCTGTACGCGCCCCCGTGCCGCGAGCTGCTGATCACGGACCACGTGCGCCGGCGCGCCAAAGAGCTGATCCCGGCCATGCCCGCCGCCGCGGACATGCTGGACCGGATCGCCGAGGGCGTGGCCGTGGAGGGCATGGAGTCCCTCTCCCCGCTGCTGGCCGAGGCCATGACGTCGCTGCCCCGCATGCTGCCCACCGGGTCGCTGACCGTCCTCGTGGAGCCCGAGCGCCTGCGCGGCCGCGCCGACGACCTGCTGGCCACCAACGAGGAGTTCCTCCAGGCCGCGTGGGCCGGCGCCGCGCAGGGCGCGGTCGCCCCGGTGGACGTGGCCGG is from Micrococcus luteus NCTC 2665 and encodes:
- a CDS encoding 50S ribosomal protein L25/general stress protein Ctc is translated as MSDQLKIKVTRRTDFGKGAARQARRAGLIPAVVYGHGQEPVHLLLPAQETTLAVRNPNALLTVVNEAGEEHLVLPKDIQRHAIKDTVDHLDLIEVRRGEKVVVEVTVQVEGEVAPGTEYVLDYVTVPVEADATDLPEAVTISVEGREAGDHVYAPDVQVPAGATLQLEDDIVIATVNEVVEQDLGDESVQEEQAAESAEGESEGSED
- the pth gene encoding aminoacyl-tRNA hydrolase, whose translation is MTTGTTLIVGLGNPGPEYERTRHNVGQMVADELASRMGVGFTRHRAGAVVATGRLGIGGPRVVLAKSTGYMNVSGRPVSALASFYGIGPEDLVVVHDELDIPFDTLRLKRGGGEGGHNGLKSITASLGTKDYARVRVGIGRPPGRMDVADFVLRPFTKPEQDVLPLHVDRAADAVEKLVTDGLEPAQQAFH
- a CDS encoding arsenate-mycothiol transferase ArsC codes for the protein MLIVCTGNVCRSAYASRALQGQLGPLAPGRVEVGSAGSQPNQALRVPPPLVRLGAEAGVAGLADHRPAALQPFMIEVADLVLTATQEHMSFALRQVPQAVTRVFTVLELAELVRILDARDGRDWIPAGRGVRAFAAEAAHHRALARSTTQPLDIVDPFRGPEEGYAEMIRIMDPAVETIADALARAVTPAP
- a CDS encoding DUF2505 domain-containing protein, which produces MAFSAQQPIPHPPAAVAAALASEDFHRSVVESFGGSLVSFSVEGSPEGPMTVTAVRSLPADRIPDRVPDMARKLIGSALQVEQVERWDAPAADGSRAGTTTITVPSAKATADGALRLTAAGEGSQFSVDGTLVCRIPLVGSKLAAKAEPMVGKVVDRQARALSSWLGRDGGAARS
- a CDS encoding MauE/DoxX family redox-associated membrane protein encodes the protein MSALWAVALIMLLSGTAKLRSGEDVQATFTRLRVPRPFAAPALARAFPWLELLLAAALLQPFTLLRPVVGLVAVALFAAFLALVVRAQDDGVSCGCFGEASAAPISRTTVVRNVVFLALAVLALAEGIVSLAVHGAGLAWQPLTAFGAGAWAWALLVSVLLATAAFLAGRESVPAAPDAAPATPTPEAPAALDPADGAEPERHPFPDAVVVADGEYTGLHRLVADGAVVVLRLSTGCGSCARVIERLDEFTDALGPVRLRVLMPQHAPGADGAIRRGAVDASLVLADPAGAASQALGLHSFPTAVLLGTDRLTAGGPVGGADDVLAFLEEIREIMTTELPAATDGSTATPEVRA